One Granulicella sp. 5B5 DNA window includes the following coding sequences:
- a CDS encoding outer membrane beta-barrel protein, whose translation MKKMMLLGALLVCAAGVGHAQESRQDASLSFMGVYANDVYGLTVEPMHTTSTGGILASYRYDLTPRSQLELNYSWAQNSILYHSASFPVGEVHTRQQEITGAYVYTRSYHNWNPFLEAGVGGYIFTPILDSGTHQSPSKQNTNIGALFGGGVAYEISPSFDVRVQYRGFLMKTPDFGQAQAGFKTNRYYVLMTPALGIAYHF comes from the coding sequence ATGAAGAAGATGATGTTGCTCGGCGCGTTGCTGGTTTGCGCCGCAGGTGTGGGACACGCGCAGGAGAGCCGGCAGGATGCCAGCCTCAGTTTTATGGGAGTCTACGCGAACGACGTTTATGGTCTGACCGTAGAGCCGATGCATACCACCTCTACGGGCGGCATACTGGCGAGCTATCGTTATGATCTGACACCGAGGAGCCAGCTGGAACTGAACTACTCGTGGGCGCAGAATTCGATTCTCTACCATAGCGCCTCTTTTCCAGTGGGAGAGGTGCATACCCGCCAGCAGGAGATCACAGGCGCCTACGTGTATACACGCAGCTACCACAACTGGAACCCGTTCCTCGAGGCCGGCGTCGGTGGCTATATCTTTACACCGATCCTGGATAGCGGGACGCACCAGAGCCCCAGCAAGCAGAACACCAACATTGGTGCACTGTTCGGCGGCGGTGTGGCGTACGAGATCAGCCCGAGCTTCGACGTGCGTGTGCAGTATCGCGGGTTCCTGATGAAGACGCCTGATTTCGGCCAGGCGCAGGCTGGCTTCAAAACGAACCGCTACTACGTGCTGATGACGCCCGCCCTGGGTATTGCGTACCACTTCTAA
- a CDS encoding LysR family transcriptional regulator produces MDLFQLETFLAVAEERSFSRAATRLHRTQPAVSQVIAKLEAELGESLLERTAGNLTDAGEVLREYAQKLLNLRRDAESALVDLRSLHTGKLNVAANEYTCLYLLPVLDAFRKQHPRIKVAVQRALASRISDELLSHSVELGVISFRPEDAQVRSTVVYRDELVCIVSPGHPLAKARKATIARLGREPFVAHNVPSPLRQKVIASFKRHKTPLQMEVELPSLDAIKRFVQRGNGVALVPKLTVESELELGTLVAISVPELMFERKLRLVYRRHAALSHAARAFLRVVEAHAAQHGDPFCFQAERTDGGHL; encoded by the coding sequence ATGGACCTGTTTCAACTGGAGACGTTCCTAGCAGTGGCGGAGGAGCGGAGCTTTTCGCGGGCCGCCACGAGGCTGCATCGGACGCAACCGGCAGTGAGCCAGGTGATTGCGAAGCTGGAGGCTGAGCTTGGCGAGTCGCTGCTGGAGCGCACAGCCGGGAACCTGACCGACGCGGGAGAGGTGTTGCGCGAGTATGCGCAGAAGCTGCTGAACCTGCGGCGGGATGCGGAGTCGGCGCTGGTGGACCTGCGGTCTCTGCATACGGGCAAGCTGAATGTGGCGGCGAACGAGTACACGTGCCTGTATCTGCTGCCGGTGCTGGACGCGTTTCGTAAGCAGCATCCGAGGATCAAGGTGGCGGTGCAGCGTGCGCTGGCGAGCCGAATCTCGGACGAGTTGTTGTCCCATTCGGTGGAGCTGGGCGTGATCAGTTTTCGACCGGAGGATGCGCAGGTGCGGTCGACGGTGGTGTATCGGGATGAACTGGTGTGCATTGTGAGCCCGGGACACCCGCTGGCGAAGGCGCGGAAGGCGACGATCGCACGGCTGGGACGGGAGCCGTTTGTGGCGCATAACGTGCCCTCGCCGCTGCGGCAGAAGGTGATTGCGAGCTTCAAACGGCACAAGACGCCGCTGCAGATGGAGGTGGAATTGCCTTCGCTGGATGCGATCAAACGGTTTGTGCAGCGCGGCAATGGCGTGGCCCTGGTCCCGAAGCTGACCGTGGAGAGCGAGTTGGAACTGGGAACCCTGGTGGCGATTTCTGTGCCGGAGCTGATGTTCGAGCGAAAGCTGAGACTGGTATACCGGCGCCATGCGGCGCTGTCTCATGCGGCCCGGGCGTTCTTGAGGGTGGTGGAGGCGCATGCAGCCCAACACGGCGATCCATTCTGCTTTCAGGCGGAGCGGACCGATGGCGGGCACCTTTGA
- a CDS encoding 2-isopropylmalate synthase: MSSSNQVIFFDTTLRDGEQSPGCTMHHDEKLRMAHQLAALGVDVLEAGFAIASHGDFESVRDIARQVGNSDSAPRITSLARAKREDIEAAAKAVEPAKKSRIHTFLSTSDLHMAAKLKITREQALEQIGEMVALAKTYVDDVEFSPEDATRTDPEFLVKVCEVAIQAGATTLNLPDTVGYCIPQDYAAMFRMVLDRVPGAKDIVLSAHCHDDLGLAVANSIAAVEAGVRQVECAVNGIGERAGNAALEELAALFMVRKDKLPYTNNIVMTEIFKTSQMLTACISFGAAPNKAIVGANAFAHAAGIHQHGVLANPLTYEIMTRESVGYMGQNIVLGKHSGRKALEHRLQELGHTLSREELSVVYERFTDLADRKKLIYDQDILALLTARETAIA; the protein is encoded by the coding sequence ATGAGTTCAAGCAATCAGGTCATCTTCTTCGACACAACCCTGCGCGACGGCGAGCAGTCACCCGGCTGCACCATGCACCATGACGAGAAGCTCCGCATGGCTCATCAGCTCGCCGCGCTCGGTGTCGATGTCCTCGAAGCCGGCTTCGCCATCGCCTCCCACGGCGACTTCGAGAGCGTCCGTGACATCGCACGCCAGGTCGGTAACTCTGACTCCGCGCCGCGCATCACCTCGCTCGCCCGCGCCAAGCGTGAGGACATCGAAGCCGCGGCCAAGGCCGTCGAGCCTGCGAAGAAGAGCCGTATCCATACCTTCCTCTCCACCAGCGACCTGCATATGGCCGCCAAGCTCAAGATCACCCGCGAGCAGGCACTCGAGCAGATCGGCGAGATGGTCGCCCTCGCGAAGACCTACGTCGACGACGTCGAATTCTCCCCTGAAGACGCCACCCGCACTGACCCCGAGTTCCTCGTCAAGGTCTGCGAAGTCGCCATCCAGGCCGGCGCCACCACGCTCAACCTGCCCGACACCGTCGGCTACTGCATCCCGCAGGACTACGCCGCGATGTTCCGCATGGTCCTCGACCGCGTCCCCGGCGCAAAGGACATCGTTCTCTCCGCGCACTGCCACGACGACCTCGGCCTCGCCGTCGCCAACTCCATCGCAGCCGTCGAAGCTGGCGTCCGCCAGGTGGAGTGCGCCGTCAATGGCATCGGCGAACGCGCCGGCAACGCTGCTCTCGAAGAGCTCGCCGCGCTCTTCATGGTGCGCAAAGACAAGTTGCCCTACACCAACAACATCGTCATGACCGAGATCTTCAAGACCAGCCAGATGCTCACCGCCTGCATCAGCTTCGGCGCTGCGCCCAACAAGGCCATCGTCGGCGCCAATGCCTTCGCGCATGCGGCGGGCATCCACCAGCACGGCGTGCTCGCCAACCCGCTCACCTACGAGATCATGACTCGCGAGTCGGTCGGCTACATGGGCCAGAACATCGTCCTCGGCAAGCATAGCGGCCGCAAAGCACTCGAGCATCGCCTGCAAGAGCTCGGTCACACGCTATCCAGGGAAGAACTCAGCGTCGTCTACGAGCGCTTCACCGACCTCGCCGACCGCAAGAAGCTCATCTACGACCAGGACATCCTCGCGCTGCTCACCGCCCGCGAGACCGCCATCGCGTAG
- the leuB gene encoding 3-isopropylmalate dehydrogenase: MKLKIAILAGDGIGPEVTREAQNILTAIAEAGGHEFIFTDALIGGVAITANGTPLPQSTIDTCLDSDAVLLGAVGDNKFNSLTPDKRPEAGLLQIRQVLGGFANLRPCLAFEALSENSPLRPEVTKGVDILFVRELLGGLYFGQPRWWNKDTGEAINTMRYTKAEVERVSHIAFQLAQKRRKKLTQVDKANVLECSQLWRATVDELKSQYPDVTVEHQLVDSMAIHLMNTPRNFDVVLTENLFGDILSDESGVISGSLGMLPSATIGGKVNLYEPVHGSAPDIAGQGKANPLGAILTAAMVLRHSAGLEQEAKAIEAAVNKVLAQGHRTSDIARGNTAANVTTQQMGKLVHSALAESIDRQQSLHAV; encoded by the coding sequence ATGAAGCTCAAGATCGCAATCCTCGCCGGCGACGGCATCGGCCCCGAAGTCACCCGCGAAGCGCAGAACATCCTCACGGCCATCGCTGAAGCGGGCGGACACGAGTTCATCTTTACCGACGCCCTCATCGGCGGCGTCGCCATCACGGCCAACGGCACACCTCTGCCACAGTCCACTATCGACACCTGCCTCGACTCCGACGCCGTCCTCCTCGGTGCCGTCGGCGACAACAAGTTCAACTCCCTCACCCCCGACAAGCGCCCCGAAGCCGGCCTGCTGCAGATCCGCCAGGTCCTCGGCGGCTTCGCCAACCTGCGTCCGTGCCTCGCCTTCGAAGCCCTCAGCGAAAACTCGCCGCTGCGACCCGAGGTCACCAAAGGCGTCGATATTCTCTTCGTCCGCGAGCTCCTCGGCGGCCTCTACTTCGGCCAGCCGCGCTGGTGGAACAAGGACACCGGCGAGGCCATCAACACCATGCGCTACACCAAAGCCGAAGTCGAGCGCGTCTCGCACATCGCCTTCCAGCTCGCGCAGAAGCGCCGCAAAAAGCTCACACAGGTCGACAAAGCCAACGTACTCGAGTGCTCACAGCTCTGGCGCGCCACCGTCGACGAGCTCAAGAGCCAGTACCCGGACGTCACCGTCGAGCACCAGCTCGTCGACTCCATGGCGATTCATCTCATGAACACGCCGCGCAACTTCGACGTTGTACTCACCGAGAACCTCTTCGGCGACATTCTCTCCGACGAGTCCGGCGTCATCAGCGGCTCGCTCGGCATGCTGCCCTCGGCCACCATCGGCGGAAAGGTCAATCTCTACGAGCCCGTCCACGGCTCCGCACCGGACATCGCCGGCCAGGGCAAGGCCAACCCTCTCGGCGCCATCCTCACCGCGGCGATGGTGCTCCGTCACTCCGCCGGCCTCGAGCAGGAAGCCAAGGCCATCGAAGCCGCCGTGAACAAGGTACTCGCGCAGGGTCATCGCACCAGCGACATCGCCCGTGGCAACACCGCAGCCAACGTCACCACGCAGCAGATGGGCAAGCTCGTCCACAGCGCACTCGCCGAGTCCATCGACCGCCAGCAATCGCTCCACGCCGTCTAA
- the leuC gene encoding 3-isopropylmalate dehydratase large subunit yields the protein MSNATAPRTLFEKVWQQHVVTEPAGEPTILYIDLQLVHEVTSPQAFEGLRIAGRKLRHPERHIATVDHNVPTTSVQDRLVIADQIANAQVNALRKNCADFGIEFFDVQDRSQGIVHMIGPELGATKPGMTIVCGDSHTSTHGAFGALAFGIGTSEVEHVMATQTLPQSKPKTFRINVEGDLPFGVTAKDIILDIIGRIGTDGATGHVIEYSGTAIRALSMEGRMTICNMSIEAGARAGMIAPDETTFAYLKGRRFSPKDAAWDEAVAHWRTLPTDPGATFDREMTIDATKLAPSVTWGTSPGMVTTIDGTVPTLDTAATDADRKSFTRAYEYMGLQPGLKVEDIQIDAVFLGSCTNGRIEDLRAAASIVKGHKVATTVRAMVVPGSQVVKKQAEEEGLDLVFKSAGFEWREPGCSMCLGMNPDILSPGERCASTSNRNFEGRQGRGGRTHLLSPEMAAAAAITGHLTDVRNWKS from the coding sequence ATGAGCAACGCTACCGCACCCCGCACCCTCTTCGAAAAAGTCTGGCAGCAGCACGTCGTCACCGAGCCCGCTGGCGAGCCCACCATCCTCTACATCGACCTCCAGCTCGTCCACGAGGTCACTTCGCCGCAAGCCTTCGAGGGCCTGCGCATCGCGGGCCGCAAGCTCCGCCATCCCGAGCGCCACATCGCCACCGTCGATCACAACGTCCCCACCACATCCGTGCAGGACCGCCTCGTCATCGCTGACCAGATCGCCAACGCGCAGGTCAACGCGCTCCGCAAGAACTGCGCCGACTTCGGCATCGAGTTCTTCGACGTGCAGGACCGCTCGCAGGGCATCGTTCACATGATCGGCCCCGAACTCGGCGCCACCAAGCCCGGCATGACCATCGTCTGCGGCGACTCGCACACCAGCACCCACGGCGCATTCGGTGCGCTCGCCTTCGGCATCGGCACCAGCGAAGTTGAGCACGTCATGGCGACACAGACGCTGCCGCAGTCCAAGCCGAAAACCTTCCGCATCAACGTCGAAGGCGACCTGCCATTCGGCGTCACCGCCAAGGACATCATCCTCGACATCATCGGCCGCATCGGCACCGACGGCGCCACCGGCCACGTCATCGAGTACTCTGGCACCGCCATCCGCGCCCTCTCCATGGAAGGCCGCATGACCATCTGCAATATGAGCATCGAAGCAGGCGCCCGCGCCGGCATGATCGCTCCCGACGAAACCACCTTCGCCTACCTCAAGGGCCGCCGCTTCTCGCCGAAGGACGCAGCATGGGATGAGGCAGTCGCGCACTGGCGCACGCTCCCCACCGACCCCGGCGCGACCTTCGACCGCGAGATGACCATCGACGCAACGAAACTCGCACCCAGCGTCACCTGGGGCACCTCCCCCGGCATGGTCACCACCATCGACGGCACCGTGCCCACACTCGACACTGCCGCCACCGACGCCGACCGCAAGAGCTTCACACGCGCCTACGAGTACATGGGGCTGCAACCCGGCCTCAAGGTCGAGGACATCCAGATCGACGCCGTCTTCCTCGGCTCCTGCACCAACGGCCGCATCGAAGACCTCCGCGCCGCCGCCAGCATCGTCAAAGGCCACAAGGTAGCGACCACCGTCCGCGCAATGGTCGTCCCCGGCTCACAGGTCGTCAAGAAGCAGGCTGAAGAAGAAGGCCTAGACCTCGTCTTCAAGTCCGCGGGCTTCGAGTGGCGCGAACCCGGCTGCAGCATGTGCCTCGGCATGAACCCCGACATCCTCTCACCCGGCGAGCGCTGCGCGTCTACCTCGAACCGCAACTTCGAAGGGCGCCAAGGCCGCGGTGGCCGCACCCATCTGCTCTCACCCGAGATGGCCGCAGCCGCAGCCATCACCGGCCACCTCACCGACGTTCGCAACTGGAAGTCCTAA
- the leuD gene encoding 3-isopropylmalate dehydratase small subunit has product MTPINILTSTAAPLPLPNIDTDQIIPKQFLKRIERTGYGDFLFYDWRYNFDAQGNTTPNPDFILNKPEYKGSEILIAERNFACGSSREHAAWAINQYGFRAVIAPTFADIFFSNAGKNGIILCRLTEDEVQTLLARSTANPKHEITINLEQQTVTDNEGFSAHFDIDPFRKHCLLNGLDDIGLTLLHEDKLNTYEARHNEEFWSAPKSQPAA; this is encoded by the coding sequence ATGACGCCGATCAACATTCTCACCAGCACCGCCGCTCCGCTGCCGTTGCCCAACATCGACACCGACCAGATCATCCCCAAGCAGTTCCTCAAGCGCATTGAGCGCACCGGCTACGGCGACTTCCTCTTCTACGACTGGCGCTACAACTTCGACGCGCAGGGCAACACCACCCCCAACCCCGACTTCATCCTCAACAAGCCCGAATACAAGGGCTCCGAGATCCTCATCGCCGAGCGCAACTTCGCCTGCGGCAGCTCCCGCGAGCACGCTGCCTGGGCCATCAACCAGTACGGCTTCCGCGCCGTCATCGCCCCCACCTTCGCCGACATCTTTTTCTCCAACGCCGGCAAGAACGGCATCATCCTCTGCCGCCTCACCGAAGATGAAGTCCAGACACTCCTCGCCCGCAGCACCGCGAACCCCAAGCACGAGATCACCATCAACCTCGAGCAGCAGACCGTCACAGACAACGAAGGTTTCTCCGCCCACTTCGACATCGACCCCTTCCGCAAGCATTGCCTCCTCAACGGCCTCGACGACATCGGCCTCACCCTGCTCCACGAAGACAAACTCAACACCTACGAAGCACGCCACAACGAAGAGTTCTGGTCAGCACCCAAATCCCAACCCGCAGCATAA